One window of the Anaeromyxobacter dehalogenans 2CP-C genome contains the following:
- a CDS encoding chemotaxis protein CheA has product MDELEIDREALLATFLAEADETFAHMEQQLLALERTPEDDELLNALFRDVHTLKGAASLVSFDGARDVAHDLEDVLERLRQRTLAVTDTLVTLLLQSVDVLRRAVAEAAAGGDAASEAVLAFRARLAEAARAAVAERAAPAGAGEAPDAHEPHAPHASAARTLRVDVGKLDRMLNLSGEIAIARGRLGEMLERRGGVSPEDALDAHREADRLYLDLQELIMKARMVPIGPTFHQHVRTLRDLAASLGKQARLVMEGEDVEVDTAVIEHIRDPLLHMVRNALDHGIERPEERRAAGKPPVGTLTLRAFHDAGSMVVQVLDDGRGLDVRRIAQQAVARGLASDPARVGPEDAAGLIFEPGLSTADAVTELSGRGVGMDVVRRNIEALRGSVSVESEPGRGTAITLRVPLTLAIIQGFKVGVGGETYILPLDAVSECLELPPEETRDGAPWGVINVRGKPLPYLRLRDHFKVGGAAPQRENVVVVQHGAQVAGVAVDVLHGESSTVIKPLGGLVGAVAGVSGSSILGNGRVALILDVAGILRETLRRAAAQAAA; this is encoded by the coding sequence ATGGACGAGCTCGAGATCGACCGCGAGGCGCTGCTCGCCACGTTCCTGGCGGAGGCGGACGAGACCTTCGCGCACATGGAGCAGCAGCTGCTCGCGCTGGAGCGCACGCCGGAGGACGACGAGCTCCTGAACGCGCTGTTCCGCGACGTGCACACGCTGAAGGGCGCCGCCTCGCTGGTCTCGTTCGACGGCGCCCGCGACGTGGCGCACGACCTCGAGGACGTGCTGGAGCGCCTCCGCCAGCGGACGCTGGCGGTCACCGACACGCTCGTGACGCTGCTGCTCCAGTCGGTGGACGTGCTCCGCCGGGCGGTGGCCGAGGCCGCGGCCGGCGGCGACGCCGCGTCGGAGGCGGTGCTGGCGTTCCGCGCCAGGCTGGCCGAGGCGGCCCGGGCGGCGGTGGCCGAGCGCGCCGCGCCCGCGGGCGCCGGCGAGGCGCCGGACGCGCACGAGCCGCACGCGCCGCACGCCTCGGCCGCGCGCACGCTCCGCGTGGACGTGGGCAAGCTCGACCGCATGCTCAACCTCTCCGGCGAGATCGCCATCGCGCGCGGGCGCCTGGGCGAGATGCTGGAGCGGCGCGGCGGCGTGTCGCCGGAGGACGCGCTCGACGCGCACCGCGAGGCGGACCGGCTCTACCTCGACCTGCAGGAGCTGATCATGAAGGCCCGCATGGTGCCCATCGGGCCGACGTTCCACCAGCACGTGCGGACGCTGCGCGACCTCGCCGCCAGCCTGGGGAAGCAGGCCCGGCTGGTGATGGAGGGCGAGGACGTCGAGGTGGACACCGCCGTCATCGAGCACATCCGCGACCCGCTGCTGCACATGGTCCGCAACGCGCTCGACCACGGCATCGAGCGCCCGGAGGAGCGGCGCGCCGCCGGCAAGCCGCCGGTGGGCACGCTCACGCTGCGCGCGTTCCACGACGCGGGCAGCATGGTGGTGCAGGTGCTGGACGACGGGCGCGGGCTGGACGTGCGGCGCATCGCGCAGCAGGCGGTGGCGCGCGGGCTCGCCTCCGACCCCGCCCGCGTCGGCCCGGAGGACGCCGCCGGCCTGATCTTCGAGCCGGGCCTGTCCACCGCCGACGCGGTCACCGAGCTGTCCGGCCGCGGCGTGGGCATGGACGTGGTCCGGCGCAACATCGAGGCGCTGCGCGGCTCGGTCTCGGTGGAGAGCGAGCCGGGGCGCGGCACCGCCATCACCCTGCGCGTCCCGCTCACCCTCGCCATCATCCAGGGGTTCAAGGTGGGCGTGGGCGGCGAGACGTACATCCTCCCGCTCGACGCGGTCTCCGAGTGCCTGGAGCTGCCGCCGGAGGAGACGCGGGACGGCGCGCCCTGGGGCGTCATCAACGTCCGCGGGAAGCCGCTCCCGTACCTGCGGCTGCGCGACCACTTCAAGGTGGGCGGCGCCGCGCCGCAGCGCGAGAACGTGGTGGTGGTGCAGCACGGCGCGCAGGTCGCGGGCGTGGCGGTGGACGTGCTGCACGGCGAGAGCTCGACGGTGATCAAGCCGCTGGGCGGGCTGGTGGGCGCCGTGGCCGGGGTCTCGGGATCGTCGATCCTGGGCAACGGCCGGGTGGCCCTGATCCTGGACGTGGCGGGCATCCTGCGCGAGACGCTCCGGCGGGCGGCGGCGCAGGCGGCCGCCTGA
- a CDS encoding chemotaxis protein CheD, giving the protein MTRTTGAAPDRAAPAAGETPGGGGRAQVYLHAGQIAVAAEPTAIVTVLGSCVAVCLHDPVARVGGMNHFLLPLHVEREQSARFGTVAVPQLVEAVVRAGARRASLVAKVFGGASVIGAFRGARNLGDENVQLALRLLDEARIPVLDRDVGGARGRKLIFHVDDGAAWVRQL; this is encoded by the coding sequence GTGACCCGCACCACCGGCGCAGCGCCGGATCGAGCAGCGCCGGCGGCCGGGGAGACCCCGGGCGGCGGCGGCCGCGCCCAGGTGTACCTCCACGCGGGCCAGATCGCCGTGGCGGCCGAGCCGACCGCCATCGTCACGGTGCTGGGCTCCTGCGTGGCGGTGTGCCTGCACGATCCGGTCGCGCGGGTGGGCGGGATGAACCACTTCCTCCTGCCGCTGCACGTCGAGCGCGAGCAGTCGGCGCGCTTCGGCACCGTGGCGGTCCCGCAGCTCGTCGAGGCGGTGGTGCGGGCCGGGGCGCGGCGGGCGAGCCTGGTCGCGAAGGTGTTCGGCGGCGCCAGCGTCATCGGCGCGTTCCGCGGCGCGCGCAACCTCGGCGACGAGAACGTGCAGCTCGCGCTGCGCCTGCTCGACGAGGCCCGCATCCCGGTGCTCGACCGCGACGTCGGCGGCGCGCGGGGCCGCAAGCTCATCTTCCACGTGGACGACGGCGCCGCCTGGGTGCGGCAGCTGTAG
- a CDS encoding GAF domain-containing protein, translated as MSDLRGKPGGTGRDLQQVNEKLRELISSLRTEKERLSESRLSAATPPPAAAEPSPPAAVDLEKKRLAAELALAREAVEHATAERARLRDRLAEIEAEHQRVSDDYVAVEERHSELAQLFVALERLHGAPTRAEVLTALQEIVINVVGTEELALLEVRGDRLVLAHAFGVAPGPLREVQLGQGAIGRTARTGRLYVAGRDGSPDEADRDLTACIPLRVGDRVTAVLAIFRLLGHKPGLGESDQAVFDLLSAHAGLALHLRAQAERAGAAS; from the coding sequence ATGAGCGACCTCCGTGGCAAGCCGGGCGGCACCGGCCGCGACCTCCAGCAGGTGAACGAGAAGCTGCGCGAGCTCATCAGCTCGCTCCGGACCGAGAAGGAGCGGCTCTCCGAGTCGCGCCTCTCCGCCGCCACCCCGCCGCCCGCCGCGGCCGAGCCGTCGCCGCCGGCGGCGGTGGACCTCGAGAAGAAGCGGCTCGCGGCCGAGCTCGCCCTGGCGCGCGAGGCGGTCGAGCACGCCACCGCCGAGCGCGCGCGCCTGCGCGACCGGCTGGCCGAGATCGAGGCCGAGCACCAGCGCGTCTCGGACGACTACGTGGCGGTGGAGGAGCGCCACTCCGAGCTGGCGCAGCTCTTCGTCGCGCTGGAGCGGCTCCACGGCGCCCCCACGCGCGCCGAGGTGCTCACCGCGCTGCAGGAGATCGTCATCAACGTGGTGGGCACCGAGGAGCTGGCGCTGCTCGAGGTGCGCGGCGACCGGCTGGTGCTGGCGCACGCGTTCGGCGTGGCCCCCGGCCCGCTCCGCGAGGTCCAGCTCGGCCAGGGCGCCATCGGCCGCACCGCCCGGACCGGCCGGCTCTACGTGGCGGGCCGCGACGGCTCGCCCGACGAGGCGGACCGCGACCTCACCGCCTGCATCCCGCTCCGCGTCGGCGACCGCGTCACCGCGGTGCTCGCGATCTTCCGCCTGCTCGGCCACAAGCCGGGGCTGGGCGAGTCCGACCAGGCGGTCTTCGACCTGCTCTCGGCGCACGCGGGCCTGGCGCTCCACCTCCGCGCGCAGGCCGAGCGCGCAGGCGCGGCGAGCTGA
- a CDS encoding response regulator: protein MERKKILLVDDSSTVLLMERMILAKSAYDVVTARDGQEGVEKAREEKPDLILMDVVMPRMDGFEACRKLREHEETAAIPVIMVTTRGELASVETGYASGCTDYVTKPINGLELLAKVRSCLGQ, encoded by the coding sequence ATGGAGCGGAAGAAGATCCTGCTCGTGGACGACTCGAGCACCGTGCTGCTCATGGAACGCATGATCCTCGCGAAGAGCGCGTACGACGTGGTCACGGCGCGCGACGGCCAGGAGGGGGTCGAGAAGGCGCGGGAGGAGAAGCCGGACCTCATCCTGATGGACGTGGTCATGCCGCGCATGGACGGCTTCGAGGCGTGCCGCAAGCTCCGCGAGCACGAGGAGACGGCGGCCATCCCGGTGATCATGGTGACCACCCGCGGCGAGCTGGCCAGCGTCGAGACCGGCTACGCCAGCGGCTGCACCGACTACGTCACCAAGCCCATCAACGGCCTCGAGCTGCTCGCCAAGGTGCGCAGCTGCCTGGGCCAGTAG
- a CDS encoding lamin tail domain-containing protein, with amino-acid sequence MSGRRGWGTAAAVWAAALAAGCGLPEAAPHVRVVALEPAGPGVAPELDEAAVTFSAPVDPAGLADGARLVLVPADAVKAALEAVESEEGAAGLAQAVPARAALDADGARAVLRPDAPLRAHAAYALVLSSRARAADGRPVLDAEGRRRPSIASFETGAAAGPPPAPVLTEVRADAATPEAGGEYAELANLGEGPLDLYGHRLAKRTATGALSSCALPQDAVIAPGEVVLVAGGAYDGRYALPAGTRVLACGATALLGGVANDRPPELLLLDGRGETMASFGAGGVAPVCADAAAVKRDPAGPDAAWNLACAAGSPGAL; translated from the coding sequence GTGAGCGGGCGCCGGGGGTGGGGCACCGCCGCGGCGGTCTGGGCGGCGGCGCTGGCCGCGGGCTGCGGGCTGCCCGAGGCGGCCCCGCACGTCCGGGTGGTCGCGCTCGAGCCGGCCGGGCCCGGCGTGGCGCCGGAGCTGGACGAGGCGGCGGTGACGTTCAGCGCGCCGGTGGACCCCGCCGGCCTCGCCGACGGGGCGCGCCTCGTGCTCGTGCCGGCGGACGCGGTGAAGGCGGCGCTCGAGGCGGTCGAGTCGGAGGAGGGCGCGGCCGGGCTCGCCCAGGCGGTGCCGGCGCGCGCGGCGCTCGACGCGGACGGAGCGCGCGCGGTGCTCCGGCCGGACGCGCCGCTCCGCGCGCACGCGGCGTACGCGCTCGTGCTCTCGTCGCGCGCCCGCGCGGCGGACGGCCGGCCGGTGCTCGACGCCGAGGGCCGGCGCCGGCCGTCGATCGCGTCCTTCGAGACCGGCGCCGCCGCGGGCCCTCCGCCGGCGCCCGTGCTGACCGAGGTCCGCGCCGACGCGGCCACGCCGGAGGCCGGGGGGGAGTACGCGGAGCTCGCGAACCTGGGCGAGGGGCCGCTCGATCTCTACGGCCACCGGCTCGCGAAGCGAACGGCCACGGGCGCGCTCTCCTCCTGCGCGCTCCCGCAGGACGCGGTCATCGCGCCGGGCGAGGTGGTGCTGGTCGCGGGCGGCGCCTACGACGGGCGGTACGCGCTGCCGGCGGGGACGCGCGTGCTCGCCTGCGGCGCCACGGCGCTGCTCGGCGGCGTCGCGAACGACCGCCCGCCGGAGCTGCTCCTGCTCGACGGGCGCGGGGAGACGATGGCGAGCTTCGGGGCGGGCGGCGTGGCGCCGGTGTGCGCGGACGCCGCGGCGGTGAAGCGCGATCCCGCGGGCCCGGACGCCGCGTGGAACCTGGCCTGCGCGGCCGGCTCGCCGGGCGCGCTGTGA
- a CDS encoding response regulator yields MKVLICCESEIILQVTGMALEAAGHQVALEREPHALLPHVQGAAALLVDAGRARQAPALLRDRGFGGRSLLVGEGAQEELARAAAELTLDGAVASPATDDFAQRFTAAVGARRRVLIVDDSEIVARLLQEELEAKGFEIHYAPDAEKATSIILKRQTRPDLILLDVNMPKVDGGQFCRFVKKNERFRSIKVLFCSGEDKEKVQRLVAECGADGFLSKGELLGKWIAENAG; encoded by the coding sequence GTGAAGGTCCTCATCTGCTGCGAGAGCGAGATCATCCTACAGGTGACCGGGATGGCGCTGGAGGCCGCCGGGCACCAGGTGGCGCTGGAGCGCGAACCGCACGCGCTCTTGCCGCACGTGCAGGGCGCCGCGGCGCTGCTGGTGGACGCGGGCCGCGCCCGGCAGGCGCCGGCGCTCCTGCGCGATCGCGGCTTCGGCGGCCGGTCGTTGCTGGTGGGTGAGGGTGCGCAGGAGGAGCTTGCCCGCGCCGCCGCCGAGCTGACGCTGGACGGCGCGGTGGCCTCGCCGGCCACCGACGACTTCGCGCAGCGCTTCACCGCCGCGGTGGGCGCGCGCCGCCGCGTCCTCATCGTGGACGACTCCGAGATCGTCGCTCGCCTGCTGCAGGAGGAGCTCGAGGCGAAGGGCTTCGAGATCCACTACGCGCCCGACGCCGAGAAGGCGACGTCGATCATCCTGAAGCGCCAGACCCGCCCCGACCTCATCCTCCTCGACGTCAACATGCCGAAGGTGGACGGCGGGCAGTTCTGCCGCTTCGTGAAGAAGAACGAGCGGTTCCGGTCGATCAAGGTGCTGTTCTGCTCGGGCGAGGACAAGGAGAAGGTCCAGCGCCTGGTGGCGGAGTGCGGCGCCGACGGCTTCCTCTCGAAGGGCGAGCTGCTCGGCAAGTGGATCGCCGAGAACGCCGGCTGA
- a CDS encoding chemotaxis protein CheW has product MADPKPTDATGADAWYFCLRLLGARYAFEAPLVTEVVRLGPLTRLPAAPAFLPGVFTHRGEVLPVLDIGLLVGHGAVPIRASTRAAIVHCGPWKVAVVTEGVEGLVSIPRRAIEPPPAESSGVAEFLSGVGRDRAGTVAVLDLPRLVETARARAVPAGGPAA; this is encoded by the coding sequence ATGGCCGACCCGAAGCCCACCGACGCGACGGGCGCCGACGCCTGGTACTTCTGCCTCCGCCTGCTCGGCGCCCGCTACGCGTTCGAGGCGCCGCTCGTGACCGAGGTCGTGCGCCTGGGCCCGCTCACCCGGCTGCCCGCCGCGCCCGCCTTCCTCCCCGGCGTCTTCACGCACCGTGGCGAGGTGCTGCCCGTGCTCGACATCGGGCTGCTGGTGGGCCACGGCGCCGTCCCCATCCGCGCCAGCACCCGCGCCGCGATCGTGCACTGCGGTCCGTGGAAGGTGGCGGTGGTGACCGAGGGCGTGGAGGGGCTGGTCTCGATCCCGCGGCGCGCCATCGAGCCGCCGCCCGCCGAGTCGTCCGGCGTGGCCGAGTTCCTCTCCGGCGTCGGGCGCGACCGCGCCGGGACGGTGGCGGTGCTCGACCTGCCGCGGCTGGTGGAGACCGCCCGCGCGCGCGCCGTTCCGGCGGGGGGCCCGGCGGCGTGA
- a CDS encoding chemotaxis protein CheW, producing the protein MTEPTSEILLFQVGARVFAAVVHDAVRIGAVRDVPEDDLVLESALGAPFARARGIVVASHEGASERTLVVDQVVGVRSVPEADVQPLPAFAAACLVSGAVTGLVMLDEAPLLLVDLPTLVRERSLAAPELTA; encoded by the coding sequence GTGACCGAGCCCACCAGCGAGATCCTGCTGTTCCAGGTGGGCGCGCGCGTGTTCGCGGCGGTGGTGCACGACGCGGTGCGCATCGGCGCGGTCCGCGACGTCCCCGAGGACGACCTGGTGCTGGAGAGCGCGCTGGGCGCGCCGTTCGCGCGCGCGCGCGGCATCGTGGTGGCGAGCCACGAGGGCGCGTCCGAGCGCACGCTGGTGGTGGACCAGGTGGTCGGGGTCCGCAGCGTGCCCGAGGCCGACGTCCAGCCGCTCCCCGCGTTCGCCGCCGCCTGCCTCGTCTCCGGCGCCGTCACCGGCCTCGTCATGCTGGACGAGGCGCCGCTGCTCCTCGTCGATCTCCCCACCCTGGTGCGCGAGCGCTCCCTCGCCGCGCCCGAGCTCACCGCCTGA
- a CDS encoding methyl-accepting chemotaxis protein, protein MRDPSELDKPKKKPARAARPARKAAVPAGDALQVEAFLRSFAAGEHGAARLDVASFADPMLRGIAEAANAAADHAVEQLDTSRHRVQVVTAGVDEAIEAMIRLVIQGDLSGTLRLGVSDAALTPLIAGIGQVMETLKRFVTEIREAALQLSTSSAEVLAAATQNESSTSAQASAIHETTATMEELKGASHQIAENAQMVAAIAEQTLTGAKQGEGAIKSFMSSMEKVRHNAVEVDDAIAKLSKRVERIGTVVEVIDEIADRSDLLALNAALEGAKAGEAGRGFSIVAAEMRRLAENVLESTKEIKNLITEIREATHAAKEASDGNKRMAAEGEQLGGNAMTSVSGILSGIQETSDAARVIHLATQQQRTATEQVVQSMSEIEEVTRQAQTGSKQATGAASELTKLAERLAELVKRFKVE, encoded by the coding sequence ATGCGCGATCCGTCCGAACTCGACAAGCCGAAGAAGAAGCCCGCCCGCGCCGCGCGGCCCGCCCGCAAGGCGGCCGTCCCCGCCGGCGACGCGCTGCAGGTGGAGGCGTTCCTGCGCTCGTTCGCGGCCGGCGAGCACGGGGCGGCCCGGCTCGACGTCGCCAGCTTCGCCGACCCCATGCTCCGCGGCATCGCCGAGGCCGCCAACGCGGCCGCCGACCACGCGGTGGAGCAGCTGGACACGTCGCGCCACCGCGTGCAGGTCGTCACCGCCGGCGTGGACGAGGCCATCGAGGCGATGATCCGCCTGGTCATCCAGGGCGACCTCTCCGGCACGCTGCGGCTGGGCGTCAGCGACGCGGCGCTCACGCCGCTCATCGCCGGCATCGGCCAGGTGATGGAGACGCTGAAGCGCTTCGTCACCGAGATCCGCGAGGCGGCCCTGCAGCTCTCGACCTCCTCGGCCGAGGTGCTCGCCGCCGCCACGCAGAACGAGTCCTCCACCAGCGCGCAGGCCTCGGCCATCCACGAGACCACCGCCACCATGGAGGAGCTGAAGGGCGCCTCGCACCAGATCGCCGAGAACGCGCAGATGGTGGCCGCCATCGCCGAGCAGACGCTCACCGGGGCGAAGCAGGGCGAGGGCGCCATCAAGTCGTTCATGTCCTCGATGGAGAAGGTGCGGCACAACGCGGTCGAGGTGGACGACGCCATCGCCAAGCTGTCGAAGCGCGTGGAGCGCATCGGCACGGTGGTGGAGGTGATCGACGAGATCGCCGACCGCTCCGACCTGCTCGCGCTGAACGCGGCGCTGGAGGGCGCCAAGGCCGGCGAGGCCGGGCGCGGCTTCTCCATCGTGGCGGCCGAGATGCGCCGGCTCGCCGAGAACGTCCTGGAGTCCACCAAGGAGATCAAGAACCTCATCACCGAGATCCGCGAGGCCACCCACGCCGCCAAGGAGGCGTCGGACGGCAACAAGCGGATGGCGGCCGAGGGCGAGCAGCTCGGCGGGAACGCGATGACGAGCGTCTCCGGCATCCTCTCCGGCATCCAGGAGACCAGCGACGCGGCGCGCGTCATCCACCTCGCCACCCAGCAGCAGCGGACGGCCACCGAGCAGGTGGTGCAGTCCATGTCGGAGATCGAGGAGGTCACCCGCCAGGCGCAGACCGGGTCCAAGCAGGCCACCGGCGCCGCCTCCGAGCTGACCAAGCTGGCCGAGCGGCTCGCCGAGCTGGTGAAGCGCTTCAAGGTCGAGTAG
- a CDS encoding hybrid sensor histidine kinase/response regulator has protein sequence MGISEEIRQKLLPRFRETTADRVEKISAALLEIERGAATPEVREELARELHTLKGEARMMGFAGISTVVHAAEDLLKALPAERPGDRIDALLSACDTILPMLDAPADGGAAATALAERMRALISGAPAPEAPVAPAAAPAAAAPAPASAPPAPPVAAADPAAPPTAAPHAEEAPRAELRGDKPAASIRVDVDRLDEIAALAGDVMVEGARAMRRSKDLVGLFARWARISDRVVALAERVRDPRTAKMVEQIEGDVHLLRSDTFRFARVHSEAASSAHAQLGQLSERIGEARLIPLSGVLAGFPRAVRDMAHEQAKEVECVVRGAETGVDKSILLSLNDPLVHLVRNSVDHGVEAPDERERAGKPRAGRITISARTDGDLLAVTVDDDGRGITPAAVRAAALRKGLIGEQQAASLSSRAALDLIFTPGFSTREQAGETSGRGVGLDVVRKRVTSLGGSVTVESSPGKGTRFTLRMPQSLSLMKVLLVRIDDDVYGVPAVDVDSVGRLDPKDTTEVAGIRAVRYRNRLMPVVALGPLLSLNGGPRTQRPMVVYVSHGTEGAAVVVDGLHGEREVAVKAPGAFLKGMRFVTGAAALEDGRVAVLLSTPDLVNAARRLASPAMTRGRDRRRLRILLVDDSAIAREAEAALLRSLGHEVDEAVDGEDGWARLQNGQYHLLVTDVQMPVLDGIDLTRRVKATPRFVKLPIVIMSSLSAPEERRRGVDAGADAYLVKGELDAESLAVTLERLCGVPT, from the coding sequence ATGGGCATCTCCGAAGAGATCCGCCAGAAGCTGCTCCCGCGCTTCCGCGAGACCACCGCGGACCGCGTGGAGAAGATCTCGGCGGCGCTGCTCGAGATCGAGCGCGGCGCCGCGACGCCCGAGGTGCGCGAGGAGCTGGCCCGCGAGCTCCACACGCTGAAGGGCGAGGCCCGCATGATGGGCTTCGCCGGGATCTCCACCGTGGTGCACGCGGCGGAGGACCTCCTGAAGGCGCTCCCGGCGGAGCGCCCGGGCGACCGGATCGACGCGCTGCTGAGCGCGTGCGACACCATCCTGCCCATGCTCGACGCGCCCGCCGACGGCGGCGCGGCCGCGACCGCGCTGGCCGAGCGGATGCGCGCGCTCATCTCCGGCGCGCCGGCGCCGGAGGCTCCCGTGGCGCCCGCCGCCGCACCCGCCGCGGCGGCCCCGGCGCCCGCGTCCGCGCCGCCCGCACCTCCGGTCGCGGCCGCCGACCCCGCCGCCCCGCCGACCGCCGCCCCGCACGCCGAGGAGGCGCCCCGCGCCGAGCTGCGCGGCGACAAGCCCGCCGCGTCCATCCGCGTGGACGTGGACCGCCTCGACGAGATCGCCGCCCTGGCCGGCGACGTGATGGTCGAGGGCGCGCGCGCGATGCGCCGCTCCAAGGACCTGGTCGGCCTGTTCGCCCGCTGGGCGCGCATCTCCGACCGCGTCGTCGCGCTCGCCGAGCGCGTGCGCGACCCGCGCACCGCGAAGATGGTCGAGCAGATCGAGGGCGACGTCCACCTGCTCCGGTCCGACACCTTCCGCTTCGCGCGCGTCCACTCCGAGGCCGCGTCCAGCGCGCACGCGCAGCTCGGCCAGCTCTCCGAGCGCATCGGCGAGGCTCGGCTCATCCCGCTCTCCGGCGTGCTGGCCGGCTTCCCGCGCGCGGTGCGCGACATGGCGCACGAGCAGGCGAAGGAGGTCGAGTGCGTGGTGCGCGGCGCCGAGACCGGGGTGGACAAGTCCATCCTGCTCTCGCTGAACGACCCGCTCGTCCACCTGGTGCGCAACTCGGTGGACCACGGCGTCGAGGCGCCCGACGAGCGCGAGCGGGCCGGCAAGCCGCGGGCCGGGCGCATCACCATCTCGGCGCGGACCGACGGCGACCTGCTCGCGGTGACGGTGGACGACGACGGGCGCGGCATCACCCCGGCGGCGGTGCGCGCCGCGGCGCTGCGCAAGGGGCTCATCGGCGAGCAGCAGGCGGCGAGCCTCTCCTCGCGCGCCGCCCTGGACCTCATCTTCACGCCCGGGTTCTCCACCCGCGAGCAGGCCGGCGAGACCAGCGGCCGCGGGGTGGGGCTCGACGTGGTCCGCAAGCGCGTCACCTCGCTGGGCGGGTCGGTGACGGTGGAGTCGAGCCCGGGCAAGGGCACGCGCTTCACGCTGCGCATGCCGCAGTCGCTGTCGCTCATGAAGGTCCTGCTGGTCCGGATCGACGACGACGTCTACGGCGTCCCGGCGGTGGACGTGGACAGCGTGGGCCGGCTCGACCCGAAGGACACCACCGAGGTGGCCGGCATCCGCGCGGTGCGCTACCGCAACCGGCTCATGCCGGTGGTGGCGCTCGGGCCGCTGCTCTCGCTGAACGGCGGCCCGCGCACGCAGCGCCCCATGGTCGTGTACGTGAGCCACGGCACCGAGGGCGCCGCGGTGGTGGTGGACGGCCTGCACGGCGAGCGCGAGGTGGCGGTGAAGGCCCCGGGCGCGTTCCTGAAGGGCATGCGCTTCGTCACCGGCGCCGCGGCGCTGGAGGACGGGCGCGTGGCGGTGCTGCTCTCCACCCCGGACCTGGTGAACGCCGCGCGCCGGCTCGCCTCGCCCGCCATGACCCGCGGGCGCGACCGCCGCCGGCTCCGCATCCTGCTGGTGGACGACAGCGCCATCGCGCGCGAGGCCGAGGCCGCGCTGCTCCGGTCGCTGGGCCACGAGGTGGACGAGGCGGTGGACGGCGAGGACGGCTGGGCGCGGCTGCAGAACGGCCAGTACCACCTGCTCGTCACCGACGTGCAGATGCCGGTGCTCGACGGCATCGACCTCACCCGCCGGGTGAAGGCGACGCCGCGCTTCGTGAAGCTGCCCATCGTGATCATGTCCTCGCTCTCCGCGCCCGAGGAGCGGCGGCGGGGCGTGGACGCCGGCGCCGACGCGTACCTGGTGAAGGGCGAGCTCGACGCGGAGAGCCTCGCGGTCACGCTCGAGCGGCTGTGCGGGGTCCCCACGTGA
- the cheB gene encoding chemotaxis-specific protein-glutamate methyltransferase CheB, protein MSLAGGDRPIRVLVADDSELFRELLARVVAAEPGFEVAAVAADGDAAAAMARALRPDVVTMDLHMPDADGYSGIARIMAETPTPILVLTANPTEAAGFRALSLGALDILEKPSATADLGEYGRLIRSRLRLLAGVKVIRHLRGLRERRDAAPARAARVEVVVIGASLGGPRALAAVLRGLPPDFPAPIAVVQHIADGFTAGLAGWLAQESRLDVREARHGDPLRAGRVLIAPSGRHLVLGEGVARLSDAPPVDTFRPSVTPLFTSAARQYGRRCCGVLLTGMGRDGAEGLRVIKDAGGPTLAQDEATSAVFGMARAAVELGAVDRVLPVDEIPRALRELTR, encoded by the coding sequence GTGAGCCTCGCCGGGGGGGACCGGCCCATCCGCGTGCTGGTCGCCGACGACTCGGAGCTGTTCCGCGAGCTGCTCGCGCGCGTCGTCGCGGCCGAGCCCGGCTTCGAGGTGGCGGCGGTCGCGGCGGACGGCGACGCGGCGGCGGCCATGGCCCGCGCGCTGCGGCCGGACGTGGTCACCATGGACCTGCACATGCCCGACGCCGACGGCTACTCGGGCATCGCGCGGATCATGGCGGAGACGCCCACGCCCATCCTGGTGCTCACCGCGAACCCCACCGAGGCGGCGGGCTTCCGCGCCCTCTCGCTGGGCGCGCTCGACATCCTGGAGAAGCCGTCCGCGACCGCCGACCTGGGCGAGTACGGCCGGCTCATCCGCTCGCGGCTGCGCCTGCTCGCCGGCGTGAAGGTGATCCGGCACCTGCGCGGCCTGCGGGAGCGCCGGGACGCCGCGCCGGCCCGCGCCGCGCGCGTCGAGGTGGTGGTGATCGGCGCCTCGCTGGGCGGCCCCCGCGCGCTGGCGGCGGTGCTCCGCGGCCTCCCGCCCGACTTCCCCGCGCCCATCGCGGTGGTGCAGCACATCGCCGACGGCTTCACGGCCGGGCTCGCCGGCTGGCTCGCGCAGGAGTCGCGCCTCGACGTGCGCGAGGCCCGCCACGGGGACCCGCTGCGGGCGGGCAGGGTGCTCATCGCGCCGAGCGGCCGGCACCTGGTCCTCGGCGAGGGCGTGGCGCGGCTCTCCGACGCGCCGCCGGTGGACACCTTCCGCCCCTCGGTGACGCCGCTCTTCACCTCCGCGGCGCGGCAGTACGGGCGCCGCTGCTGCGGCGTGCTGCTCACCGGCATGGGCCGCGACGGGGCCGAGGGGCTGCGGGTCATCAAGGACGCGGGCGGCCCCACGCTGGCGCAGGACGAGGCCACCAGCGCGGTGTTCGGGATGGCGCGCGCCGCGGTGGAGCTGGGCGCGGTGGACCGCGTGCTGCCGGTGGACGAGATCCCGCGCGCGCTCCGGGAGCTGACGCGGTGA